A region from the Pseudomonas cucumis genome encodes:
- the tauD gene encoding taurine dioxygenase produces the protein MSHLTIVPLSSALGAQISGVDISQPLNVEQRDAIEQALLKHQVLFFRDQPIEPQQQARFAAYFGDLHIHPIYPNVPEQPEVLILDTAVTDVRDNAIWHTDVTFLPTPAMGAVLSAKLLPEFGGDTLWASGIAAYEALSSPMKTLLEGLTATHDFTRSFPLERYGNTPQALAQWEEARRKNPPLSHPVIRTHPVSGRRSLFVNEGFTSKINELSETESEVILKFLFAHTTRPEFTIRWRWQKDDIAFWDNRVTQHHAVDDYRPARRVMQRATVLGDVPFFR, from the coding sequence ATGAGCCACCTGACAATCGTCCCTTTAAGCTCCGCCCTCGGCGCGCAAATCAGCGGTGTCGATATCAGCCAGCCGCTGAACGTGGAACAACGCGACGCCATCGAGCAGGCACTGCTCAAGCATCAAGTGCTGTTCTTCCGCGACCAACCGATCGAGCCGCAGCAGCAAGCGCGATTCGCCGCCTATTTCGGCGACCTGCACATCCACCCGATCTACCCGAACGTGCCGGAGCAGCCGGAAGTGCTGATCCTCGACACCGCCGTCACCGACGTGCGGGACAACGCGATCTGGCACACCGACGTGACCTTCCTGCCGACCCCGGCGATGGGCGCGGTGCTCAGCGCCAAACTGCTGCCGGAATTTGGCGGCGATACGCTGTGGGCCAGTGGTATTGCGGCGTATGAGGCACTGTCCTCACCGATGAAAACTCTGCTCGAAGGGTTGACCGCCACTCACGATTTCACACGTTCCTTCCCGCTGGAGCGCTATGGCAATACACCGCAAGCTTTGGCCCAGTGGGAAGAAGCCCGGCGCAAGAACCCACCGTTATCGCACCCGGTGATTCGTACGCACCCGGTGAGCGGGCGCCGGTCGTTGTTCGTCAATGAAGGGTTCACGTCGAAGATCAATGAACTGTCGGAGACGGAAAGCGAGGTGATTCTGAAATTCCTGTTCGCCCACACCACACGGCCGGAATTCACCATCCGCTGGCGCTGGCAGAAAGACGACATTGCATTCTGGGACAATCGTGTGACCCAGCATCACGCGGTGGATGATTACCGCCCGGCGCGGCGGGTCATGCAGCGGGCAACCGTGTTGGGGGATGTGCCGTTTTTTCGGTGA